From a single Nymphaea colorata isolate Beijing-Zhang1983 chromosome 4, ASM883128v2, whole genome shotgun sequence genomic region:
- the LOC116253470 gene encoding serine/threonine-protein kinase PBL27-like — protein MGCFACVRQRLKEAKKIEHNTGTGYHIEHSASGKRANSFSKHRKDSSNEGSKDGRIAAHGFTFRELATATRNFNPTNLIGEGGFGRVYKGRLESTGQVAAIKQLDRSGLQGNREFLVEVLMLSLLHHPNLVNLIGYCADGDQRLLVYEYMPMGSLEDHLFDIQPGRTPLDWNTRMKIAVGAARGLEYLHDKANPPVIYRDLKSANILLDNEFNPKLSDFGLAKLGPVGGKTHVSTRVMGTYGYCAPEYAMTGQLTLKSDVYSFGVVLLELITGRKAIDTLKPTGEQYLVTWSRPYFKDRRKFTQLADPLLEGHFPIRGLHHAVAISAMCLQEQANTRPLIGDIVTALEYLASQPYIPGKDSGCDVRFSPSL, from the exons ATGGGTTGTTTCGCCTGCGTTCGTCAGCGATtaaaagaagcaaagaagatCGAGCATAACACGGGGACAGGCTACCACATTGAGCACTCAG CATCTGGTAAGAGAGCAAACTCCTTCAGCAAGCACAGAAAGGATAGCAGCAATGAGGGTTCCAAAGATGGTAGGATCGCTGCTCATGGCTTCACTTTCCGGGAGCTCGCAACGGCAACAAGGAACTTCAACCCTACAAACTTGATTGGAGAGGGCGGTTTTGGAAGAGTTTACAAAGGACGCTTGGAGAGTACTGGCCAG GTTGCTGCTATCAAACAGCTTGACCGAAGTGGGTTGCAGGGGAACCGTGAGTTTCTTGTGGAGGTCCTCATGTTAAGTCTTTTACATCACCCCAACCTTGTCAACCTGATCGGGTACTGTGCCGATGGCGACCAGCGACTTTTGGTGTATGAATACATGCCAATGGGAAGTTTGGAAGACCATCTATTTG ACATTCAACCTGGAAGAACACCCCTTGATTGGAACACCAGAATGAAGATTGCAGTTGGTGCAGCTAGAGGCCTAGAGTACTTGCATGATAAAGCAAATCCACCTGTTATTTATCGTGATCTAAAGTCAGCAAATATATTATTGGACAATGAATTTAATCCTAAACTCTCTGATTTTGGCCTTGCAAAACTGGGCCCGGTTGGGGGCAAGACTCATGTTTCAACAAGGGTAATGGGCACTTATGGATATTGTGCACCTGAATATGCTATGACTGGTCAGCTTACTCTCAAGTCAGATGTCTATAGCTTCGGTGTAGTTCTATTGGAGTTGATCACAGGAAGGAAGGCCATTGATACCTTGAAGCCTACAGGAGAACAATACCTAGTTACTTGG tcacGACCCTATTTCAAGGATCGGAGGAAGTTCACTCAATTGGCTGATCCACTGCTTGAAGGCCACTTCCCCATTCGCGGCCTACATCATGCAGTTGCTATCTCTGCCATGTGCCTTCAAGAGCAGGCCAACACTCGTCCACTTATAGGAGATATTGTTACTGCCCTTGAATACCTAGCTTCTCAGCCATATATTCCAGGAAAAGATTCTGGTTGTGATGTCAGATTTTCCCCGTCGTTGTGA